The stretch of DNA ACTTTGTTTTCATTGTCGGTAATGCTCATGCTGGGGGCGTATTCGCCGAGTGGCATAGTAATGCTATATCCCTTCATGGGATAGATTGGCACTTTAATACCCAGCTTGCGCAAGTGAATATAACTATAAGAGCCCATGCACATTACAAAGGCATCGGCAAATTTAAGTCCGTCATTCGTCATGACAGATTTAATACGTCCGTTTTCTACGTTTAATGCGTGAACCGTTGTGTTGTAATTAAATTTCACATTTAGGCTTTGTTCGGCAATCTTTGCCATACCTTGAGTGAATTTTCCGCAATCGCCGCTTTCATCTATGGCACAATATACGCCGCCAGTAATGCTTCTGCTGCTATGTTGTAGCGTTGGTTCTTTGTTGAGGCACGCATCTTTGTCCAGCACCTCCATACTAAAATTAGTGCCAGAAAACTTGTTTTGGTAGGCGGCTTGTTCTTTTGCGTGCTCGAAGTCTTTTTCGCCGGTATAAACATGCAAAATTCCACTGCGCATATTATCGAAAGGCACACCTGTTGTAACGCGTATGCGTTCCATCACCTGTTTGCTGTATATGCCAAGGCGTAATAAATTCACAGAATTCATGTTGCAACGGTCTTTCAGGCAATTGCGCAAAAACGCAAGGCTCCACTGCATCATATGGGGATCTAAGCTGGGTTTCAGCACCAAAGGCGCGTCTTTTTTAAACATCCAACTCAAAACTTTTGGTAGCACATGCGGGTTTGCCCATGGCTCGGCATGGCTGAAACTGAGCTGACCACCATTGGCATGGCTGGTTTCTGCCGCTGCTTCTGATTGCCGCTCGATTATCTCGACTTCATGGCCGCGCTCTGCCAGCACATACGCGGTGGTAATGCCGATTACGCCTGCCCCTAATATTGTTATTTTCATATGTGTGAACTCACATACCTTAGAATTTATAAGCCATCACTCTTAGCATATTTTATGCATGGTTACAGAATTTTTTAATGTAGATAGTGCCGCGCAAACATGCCATTGTATAAATATCACTTATTATTACTACCAAGGTCTTTACATGCAGTCTTATCTATCTACTACACTTGCCAAAACTTCAACGCCACTAGAATTAATTACAAAAGAATTTTACAAAACCTGGCTGAAATCGCAGCCGGATGTAGTGTGTAGCTGGTTACAACACACAGGCTTTAAAGGTGATGTCGGTAAATATGCATTATTACCAAACGCCAAAGGTGAGATGCAGCAAGTAATAGCGGTGGTGGCGGATAAGCCGGACATCTGGAGCATTGCAACTCTTGCAGATGCCTTGCCAGAAGCGCATTATGCTTTAAACCACAACATTAAGGGGCTTAATGTCACCGATTTAGCACTGGGCTGGCAATTGGCAACGTATAATTTCGATACGTTTAAAGCAAAAAAAGCCAAAAAGTTTGCTACGCTATGCATAGGTGACGGTATAGACGTTGCAGCAATAGAAGCAGTAGCCGAAGCAATATTTATGGCGCGGGATCTGATTAATCGTCCGGCAAATGATTTAACGCCTTATGCGCTTGCAGATGCAGCACATGCGCTGGCAAAAAAACATAATGCGCAATATGCTGTAGTTAAAGATGATGCCCTATTAACCAAAAACTATCCGCTTATTCATGCTGTTGGGCGCGCCAGTGATAATCGTCCGTGTTTGGTAGATATGCGCTGGGGTAATGAAAAACATCCAAAAGTAACCTTGGTTGGTAAAGGGATTTGTTTTGATTCTGGGGGGCTAGACATTAAGCCTAGCAGCGGTATGTTGATGATGAAAAAAGATATGGGCGGTGCTGCAAATGTGCTGGCGCTGGCGCATATGATTATGGCGCTAAAATTGCCCGTGTGTCTGCGTGTAATGATTCCAGCGGCAGAAAATAGTGTGTCTGGTAATGCTTTTCGCCCCAAAGACATTATTCAAAGCCGCAAAGGAATCACGGTTGAAATAGGCAATACCGATGCAGAAGGGCGGCTGGTTTTGTGCGATGCTTTATCAGAAGCCGACGATGAAAAGCCAGACATGCTTATAGATTTTGCTACATTAACCGGTGCGGCAAGGGTGGCGTTAGGCACAGATATGCCCGCATTTTTTACCAATGATGATGTATTGGCTAACGATATTAGCAACGCTAGCACACAAGCCGGCGATCCTTTATGGCGGTTACCTATATGGGAGCCGTACCGCGAGATGTTGGACAGCGATGTTGCCGATATCAGCAATGCCGGAAGCAGTGGCTTTGGCGGGGCGATTACCGCCGCTTTGTATTTAAAAGAATTTGTCGAACATACTGCATCATGGGTGCATATAGACTTGATGGCGTGGAATGTGAAATCTCGCCCCGGACGTCCTGTTGGTGGGGAGGCAATGGGTATACGCGCAATTTATCAGATGCTGCAAAAACGTTATGGCACATGAATTTTGCGTAAACCTTGCAAAAGCAATCGACTCGGATTATCTGTATTATAATATTGCACAGATTGGCTAAATGTTATGGAATACTACATTAAAGACACCGAAAAGGCCGATGGCCCCTATGATATGATGGCGATTATACGCAAAGTGCGTAATGGCTCGGTGAGCGAACATACCTTGATTGCAACTACGGTTTTTGAAGAGCCAAAACCTGCCGAAAGCTATAAAGAGTTTGCCGATTTCTTTGTGGATGACGAAGATGCGGAAGCCGCAGGTGCGCCCTCTGTGCGCCCACCGCGCAATCTGGCTGCATTATTAGCGA from Alphaproteobacteria bacterium encodes:
- a CDS encoding FAD-dependent oxidoreductase produces the protein MKITILGAGVIGITTAYVLAERGHEVEIIERQSEAAAETSHANGGQLSFSHAEPWANPHVLPKVLSWMFKKDAPLVLKPSLDPHMMQWSLAFLRNCLKDRCNMNSVNLLRLGIYSKQVMERIRVTTGVPFDNMRSGILHVYTGEKDFEHAKEQAAYQNKFSGTNFSMEVLDKDACLNKEPTLQHSSRSITGGVYCAIDESGDCGKFTQGMAKIAEQSLNVKFNYNTTVHALNVENGRIKSVMTNDGLKFADAFVMCMGSYSYIHLRKLGIKVPIYPMKGYSITMPLGEYAPSMSITDNENKV
- a CDS encoding leucyl aminopeptidase family protein yields the protein MQSYLSTTLAKTSTPLELITKEFYKTWLKSQPDVVCSWLQHTGFKGDVGKYALLPNAKGEMQQVIAVVADKPDIWSIATLADALPEAHYALNHNIKGLNVTDLALGWQLATYNFDTFKAKKAKKFATLCIGDGIDVAAIEAVAEAIFMARDLINRPANDLTPYALADAAHALAKKHNAQYAVVKDDALLTKNYPLIHAVGRASDNRPCLVDMRWGNEKHPKVTLVGKGICFDSGGLDIKPSSGMLMMKKDMGGAANVLALAHMIMALKLPVCLRVMIPAAENSVSGNAFRPKDIIQSRKGITVEIGNTDAEGRLVLCDALSEADDEKPDMLIDFATLTGAARVALGTDMPAFFTNDDVLANDISNASTQAGDPLWRLPIWEPYREMLDSDVADISNAGSSGFGGAITAALYLKEFVEHTASWVHIDLMAWNVKSRPGRPVGGEAMGIRAIYQMLQKRYGT